A single window of bacterium DNA harbors:
- a CDS encoding alpha/beta hydrolase — MASQAHQTESVPYAGRVIPLPGRGEIFFREARGPRKAPTFFLLHGLGATGLLNWQSALDALARDYRVIVVDHRGHGRGIASRAPFRLADCADDVAALADALQVDRFFAAGYSMGGPIAQLLWHRHRERVDGLVFCATACRFSSDEGRRLSFLASPSMRLVGRVAPREAIRRRVLDYVSNQFEDPAIRSRILEEVSQSDPIAIWQAAAAILRFDSREWIGEIDVPNAVVLTARDNMVPPTAQRGLANRLADNVVFPVDGDHAACRTAPDRFVPALTQACASVVTRSCTRRRDGG, encoded by the coding sequence GTGGCGAGTCAGGCCCACCAGACCGAATCGGTGCCCTACGCGGGCCGCGTGATCCCGCTGCCCGGACGCGGCGAGATCTTCTTCCGCGAGGCGCGAGGCCCCCGGAAGGCTCCGACGTTCTTCCTCCTCCACGGACTCGGCGCCACGGGGCTGCTCAACTGGCAGAGCGCCCTCGACGCGCTCGCTCGCGACTACCGCGTGATCGTCGTGGACCATCGGGGTCACGGCCGCGGGATCGCCTCCCGCGCCCCCTTCCGCCTCGCCGACTGCGCCGACGACGTCGCGGCTCTCGCCGACGCCCTGCAGGTCGATCGCTTCTTCGCCGCGGGCTACTCCATGGGCGGACCGATCGCGCAGCTGCTCTGGCACCGCCATCGCGAGCGCGTCGACGGGCTCGTCTTCTGCGCGACGGCCTGTCGATTCTCATCGGACGAGGGACGCCGCCTGAGCTTCCTCGCGAGCCCCTCGATGCGCCTGGTCGGACGGGTGGCCCCGCGAGAGGCGATCCGCCGGCGCGTGCTCGACTACGTGTCGAATCAGTTCGAAGACCCCGCGATCCGAAGCCGCATCCTCGAGGAAGTCTCGCAGAGCGATCCCATCGCGATCTGGCAGGCGGCCGCCGCGATCCTGCGCTTCGACTCGCGCGAGTGGATCGGCGAGATCGACGTCCCGAACGCCGTCGTGCTCACCGCGCGCGACAACATGGTCCCCCCGACCGCCCAGCGCGGCCTCGCGAATCGGCTGGCAGACAACGTGGTCTTCCCCGTCGACGGCGATCATGCCGCCTGCCGGACCGCCCCAGATCGCTTCGTGCCTGCCTTGACGCAGGCCTGCGCCTCGGTCGTCACGCGGTCTTGCACGCGGCGGCGGGACGGCGGATAG